From a region of the Primulina eburnea isolate SZY01 chromosome 7, ASM2296580v1, whole genome shotgun sequence genome:
- the LOC140836896 gene encoding NAD-dependent protein deacetylase SRT1 isoform X1: MSLGYAEKLSYIEDVGNVGMDEFFDPPHVLQEKIERLAVMIQKSKHLVVFTGAGISTSCGIPDFRGPKGIWTLQRQGKALPEASLPFHRATPSITHMALVELEKAGILKFLISQNVDGLHLRSGISRGKLAELHGNSFMELCSSCGAEYFRDFEIETIGLKETGRRCSKASCGSKLRDTVLDWEDALPPKEMDPAEKHCKIADVVLCLGTSLQITPACNLPLKCLKGGGKIAIVNLQKTPKDKKANLVIHGYVDKVITGVMNILDMCIPPFVRIDLLQIILTQALSLDKKYWNWTLRIASVHGTQAPIPFIKSVEVSFSESLNMKAAILNEKPLQLKRRTVKATKPFDIILNLNLSSGCKCSYVELKIPVDFEIPTELLNEDKDSIIHNLKHKAIEDQCCGQTTVVERQMVLVPKSNIIVHAIVTNITEYGSSSEATESSSITNGSLKRRDGYKFDCGISWKRTKARKHHHRHR, encoded by the exons ATGTCTCTGGGGTATGCCGAGAAGCTTTCTTACATAGAAGATGTGGGCAACGTCGGAATGGACGAGTTCTTTGACCCACCGCATGTCTTGCAAGAGAAA ATTGAACGGCTTGCCGTGATGATACAAAAG AGCAAGCACTTAGTTGTATTTACAGGAGCAGGGATATCTACCTCATGTGGCATACCTGACTTTCGTGGCCCCAAGGGCATATGGACTCTTCAG CGCCAAGGCAAAGCCTTACCGGAAGCTTCTCTACCTTTCCATCGTGCAACCCCAAGCATAACTCATATGGCATTGGTTGAACTAGAGAAGGCTGGTATTCTGAAGTTCCTTATCAGTCAG AACGTTGATGGCCTTCATCTTCGTTCTGGAATATCACGGGGAAAGCTCGCTGAATTACATGGAAATTCATTTATGGAACTTTGCTCGTCATGTGGAGCTGA ATATTTTAGGGACTTCGAAATTGAGACAATTGGATTGAAAGAAACTGGACGCCGTTGCTCCAAGGCAAGCTGTGGCTCAAAATTGAGGGACACTGTTCTTGATTGGGAG GATGCTTTGCCACCGAAGGAGATGGATCCTGCAGAAAAGCACTGCAAAATTGCTGATGTCGTACTATGTTTGGGAACGAG TTTGCAGATTACTCCGGCATGTAATCTGCCCTTAAAGTGTCTCAAGGGCGGGGGAAAGATTGCAATCGTTAATCTTCAG AAAACCCCGAAAGATAAGAAAGCAAATTTGGTGATCCATGGATATGTAGACAAG GTGATTACAGGGGTTATGAACATTCTCGATATGTGTATCCCACCATTTGTTAGGATTGATCTTTTACAGATCATTTTGACTCAGGCCTTAAGTTTAG ATAAAAAATATTGGAACTGGACCCTCAGAATAGCAAGTGTGCATGGGACACAAGCTCCGATACCTTTTATCAAATCTGTTGAG GTCTCCTTTTCGGAAAGTTTAAATATGAAGGCAGCAATTCTAAATGAAAAACCTCTTCAGCTTAAAAG GAGAACTGTGAAGGCCACAAAACCTTTTGATATTATTTTGAACCTGAACTTAAGCTCTGGTTGCAAGTGTTCATATGTGGAACTCAAGATCCCGGTTGACTTTGAG ATCCCAACAGAACTGTTAAATGAAGACAAGGATTCCATCATTCATAACCTAAAACACAAAGCTATCGAAGATCAATGTTGTGGGCAGACAACGGTGGTCGAGAGACAAATGGTTTTAGTCCCCAAAAGTAACATTATTGTCCATGCAATCGTCACAAACATAACCGAGTATGGGAGTTCTTCAGAGGCTACAGAATCATCTTCTATTACAAATGGCTCGCTTAAAAGAAGAGATGGATACAAATTCGACTGTGGGATATCATGGAAACGTACAAAGGCGCGAAAGCATCATCATAGGCATAGATAG
- the LOC140836896 gene encoding NAD-dependent protein deacetylase SRT1 isoform X2 produces MSLGYAEKLSYIEDVGNVGMDEFFDPPHVLQEKIERLAVMIQKSKHLVVFTGAGISTSCGIPDFRGPKGIWTLQRQGKALPEASLPFHRATPSITHMALVELEKAGILKFLISQNVDGLHLRSGISRGKLAELHGNSFMELCSSCGAEDFEIETIGLKETGRRCSKASCGSKLRDTVLDWEDALPPKEMDPAEKHCKIADVVLCLGTSLQITPACNLPLKCLKGGGKIAIVNLQKTPKDKKANLVIHGYVDKVITGVMNILDMCIPPFVRIDLLQIILTQALSLDKKYWNWTLRIASVHGTQAPIPFIKSVEVSFSESLNMKAAILNEKPLQLKRRTVKATKPFDIILNLNLSSGCKCSYVELKIPVDFEIPTELLNEDKDSIIHNLKHKAIEDQCCGQTTVVERQMVLVPKSNIIVHAIVTNITEYGSSSEATESSSITNGSLKRRDGYKFDCGISWKRTKARKHHHRHR; encoded by the exons ATGTCTCTGGGGTATGCCGAGAAGCTTTCTTACATAGAAGATGTGGGCAACGTCGGAATGGACGAGTTCTTTGACCCACCGCATGTCTTGCAAGAGAAA ATTGAACGGCTTGCCGTGATGATACAAAAG AGCAAGCACTTAGTTGTATTTACAGGAGCAGGGATATCTACCTCATGTGGCATACCTGACTTTCGTGGCCCCAAGGGCATATGGACTCTTCAG CGCCAAGGCAAAGCCTTACCGGAAGCTTCTCTACCTTTCCATCGTGCAACCCCAAGCATAACTCATATGGCATTGGTTGAACTAGAGAAGGCTGGTATTCTGAAGTTCCTTATCAGTCAG AACGTTGATGGCCTTCATCTTCGTTCTGGAATATCACGGGGAAAGCTCGCTGAATTACATGGAAATTCATTTATGGAACTTTGCTCGTCATGTGGAGCTGA GGACTTCGAAATTGAGACAATTGGATTGAAAGAAACTGGACGCCGTTGCTCCAAGGCAAGCTGTGGCTCAAAATTGAGGGACACTGTTCTTGATTGGGAG GATGCTTTGCCACCGAAGGAGATGGATCCTGCAGAAAAGCACTGCAAAATTGCTGATGTCGTACTATGTTTGGGAACGAG TTTGCAGATTACTCCGGCATGTAATCTGCCCTTAAAGTGTCTCAAGGGCGGGGGAAAGATTGCAATCGTTAATCTTCAG AAAACCCCGAAAGATAAGAAAGCAAATTTGGTGATCCATGGATATGTAGACAAG GTGATTACAGGGGTTATGAACATTCTCGATATGTGTATCCCACCATTTGTTAGGATTGATCTTTTACAGATCATTTTGACTCAGGCCTTAAGTTTAG ATAAAAAATATTGGAACTGGACCCTCAGAATAGCAAGTGTGCATGGGACACAAGCTCCGATACCTTTTATCAAATCTGTTGAG GTCTCCTTTTCGGAAAGTTTAAATATGAAGGCAGCAATTCTAAATGAAAAACCTCTTCAGCTTAAAAG GAGAACTGTGAAGGCCACAAAACCTTTTGATATTATTTTGAACCTGAACTTAAGCTCTGGTTGCAAGTGTTCATATGTGGAACTCAAGATCCCGGTTGACTTTGAG ATCCCAACAGAACTGTTAAATGAAGACAAGGATTCCATCATTCATAACCTAAAACACAAAGCTATCGAAGATCAATGTTGTGGGCAGACAACGGTGGTCGAGAGACAAATGGTTTTAGTCCCCAAAAGTAACATTATTGTCCATGCAATCGTCACAAACATAACCGAGTATGGGAGTTCTTCAGAGGCTACAGAATCATCTTCTATTACAAATGGCTCGCTTAAAAGAAGAGATGGATACAAATTCGACTGTGGGATATCATGGAAACGTACAAAGGCGCGAAAGCATCATCATAGGCATAGATAG
- the LOC140836898 gene encoding protein TIC 20-v, chloroplastic encodes MAVSMTKLFSTPAATFVKRPRHTLASSNPNLRFSPLNFRAPPLRKHRTTRKFIITSQSKDSNSADAPDRLISAITYFYPFFDGIQYGKYVITQFSPFQTIIQPLVPAIKIFKSFPFNGFLVFLTLYFVVVRNPNFSKYVRFNTMQAIVLDVLLIFPDLLERSFNPRDGAGLDIVMSLDSTVFLFLLVCLIYGSSSCLLGQLPRLPLVAEAADRQVM; translated from the coding sequence ATGGCCGTGAGCATGACCAAACTCTTCTCCACCCCTGCAGCTACATTTGTGAAGCGACCCCGTCACACATTGGCTTCATCAAATCCGAACCTCCGATTCTCGCCACTCAACTTCCGGGCTCCGCCCTTGAGGAAACATAGAACTACCAGAAAATTCATCATCACATCCCAATCCAAGGATAGCAACTCAGCTGACGCGCCTGACCGTTTAATCTCAGCTATCACCTACTTCTACCCTTTCTTTGATGGAATTCAGTATGGAAAATATGTCATCACGCAGTTCTCTCCCTTTCAAACCATCATCCAGCCCTTAGTTCCCGCTATCAAGATCTTCAAGAGCTTTCCTTTTAACGGGTTTCTGGTTTTCTTGACCCTTTACTTTGTTGTTGTGAGGAATCCCAATTTCAGCAAGTACGTGAGATTTAATACTATGCAGGCTATAGTTCTTGATGTGCTCTTGATATTCCCTGACCTTTTGGAGAGAAGTTTCAACCCTAGAGATGGTGCGGGATTGGATATTGTTATGAGCTTGGATAGTACTGTGTTCTTGTTTCTGTTAGTTTGTTTGATTTATGGATCTTCTTCCTGTTTGCTGGGCCAACTTCCGAGATTGCCTCTTGTTGCTGAGGCTGCTGATAGGCAAGTTATGTGA